TTCATCAGGTTCTGTCTTTATTTCTTTTCCTTCTTTCATATGGGTAAATCCGCCGAACATTTCAATACCATGTTCAACTTCGTCCTGGATAAGCTGTTGTGCTGCCTGGTATATCTTTTCGACTTTCTTAGAAGGTTTCGACTCCAATAAAAATGCGATCTCATCTGGATTGAGTTTCAACTCGGCAGCCAGTCCTGCCGAATGGTCGCTGCTTTTCATCATTTGTTTGAAAAAGACAAGGAGGTTAGAGCGTACATATTCGCTGGACACGTGGAAATGTTCACCAATCTTTCCTGCCAGAGAATCCCTGATATTTCTTTTAGCTTTTGTCTGTCCCATTTTTTTAAAATACTGGGGAGATTGATATTTCTTGTAACCTGGATATCTCTGTGTTTTAACAGCTGCGACCCCTCCTGACATGAGCAGTCCAGCATAGCGCCAGAGTTTATAATTCTGCCTGCGCCTGACCCTTCCCAGGAACTGATCTGCCCTTGCAAGCTGGAAATATCCTGCAGCCATATCCTCATCTTTTGTGTATCCTATGGGCAGGTTCTCATCTATCCAGTGTATCAGCTGTTCCGGACTTTCATCCAACTGCCATGCGGCTTCCTGGGCAGACCTGAGATCCTGTTCCCTGAAAATAACATCCATTGCCCTGAATACAGTTTCTTTGTTGTCCCTTGGAGCTGTGACCATGTCATCAACTTCAAGTTCATGCCTGCCTATGGCCATGGCCTGAAGATCATTGATCGCACTTCTCAGGTCACCATTGGCTCCTTCCACGATCTTTTCTATAACACCGATGCCTATCATCAAACCTTCGTTTCTACATATATTTTTTAACGCTGTCACCATCGATGTGGTACTGATACTTTTGAATTGAATGGGTCTGCAGGACATCCGAAGCGTGGGAGTTATATCATAGAATTCATTGGCAATCAGTATAATCGGTTGGGAGGTGGTCTTTATAACATTAATGATAGCACTGGCACCACCGCGGTCATAGTTACCATGCAGGTTATCTGCCTCATCCAACATGACCAGCCTGCGGCCCGTCGTACCGTCAAAAGTACCCATTTTACTGGCAGAACCTGCCACTTTTTGAATGATACCTGCAGTCCTCTGGTCACTGGCGTTTAGTTCTATTACATCCCAATCCATTTCGTATGCAAGAGCATAGGCTGCAGATGTCTTGCCTACGCCTGGTTTTCCGTAAAGTATCAATGCCTTATCTTTGGGCACCCCACGTTCCCAATCATGTGCCCATTTTAACAGTTCTTTAACAATACTATTGTGGCCTGCCAAATCTGTAAGGTTTTTTGGACGATATTTCTCTGCCCATTCCATAGGCACTGTGCTCATTGTCGTGTTATGTTAACGGCAGGATTAAAATAGATATCTTTTTTAGCTGGAGTTCCATTCGGATTTAAATTATATTTTATATCTCATAATAGCTAACCTGATATATCTTTTCCCATAAAAATTTAATGAAGGGAAAATTATTACTGAAAAGATAAGTTGTTACGATAATAATAATTGTAATGCTGCCTGTCTTCTTCTGACCTCATTCGAAAGCTTTATCTGGATAAATAGATAAATTATCATCAAAGGGGGAGTTGATGTTTATGAATATTCGAAATTTTGGATTTATTCTTTTATGTTCAGTTATCCTATTCACAGGATGTGTTGAAGAAACTCAATCAGTCAATGAAGTTCATACGAACAATGAGAGCGCTGAAGCCAGTTCGCCAGAAATGAAGCCGATGTTTTATGATGTGAGCCTTCATGCCACCACAGGCGGTATGGAAAAAATATATAATGAGGGCTTTAAGCAAATTACTGGTATAGATTATTTGGAACTGAATTGTTACCATTGTCACGCAACATGTGATGACTGCCATGCTAAGGATGTGAATGGAAACAAAGTGTATGAAACTGCCATTGCACAAGACAAGATGACATGTTTGAAATGTCACGGCAGAGAGGGACTTATAACCAATTTGAATCTACAAGATATGCACAACACAAACAATGTAACTTGCATCGACTGCCATACCTCTGAAGAAATCCACGGTATGGGTGTTGAAATTGACACTATGAAGAATCCAGATACTATTGCAATTGCATGTGAAGATTGTCATTACAGTGGCAGTGATAAGGCAACACC
The Methanosarcinales archaeon genome window above contains:
- a CDS encoding replication factor C large subunit, which gives rise to MSTVPMEWAEKYRPKNLTDLAGHNSIVKELLKWAHDWERGVPKDKALILYGKPGVGKTSAAYALAYEMDWDVIELNASDQRTAGIIQKVAGSASKMGTFDGTTGRRLVMLDEADNLHGNYDRGGASAIINVIKTTSQPIILIANEFYDITPTLRMSCRPIQFKSISTTSMVTALKNICRNEGLMIGIGVIEKIVEGANGDLRSAINDLQAMAIGRHELEVDDMVTAPRDNKETVFRAMDVIFREQDLRSAQEAAWQLDESPEQLIHWIDENLPIGYTKDEDMAAGYFQLARADQFLGRVRRRQNYKLWRYAGLLMSGGVAAVKTQRYPGYKKYQSPQYFKKMGQTKAKRNIRDSLAGKIGEHFHVSSEYVRSNLLVFFKQMMKSSDHSAGLAAELKLNPDEIAFLLESKPSKKVEKIYQAAQQLIQDEVEHGIEMFGGFTHMKEGKEIKTEPDEIPINIEPEEPVGSSNEEEKNQSSLFDF